CCGGCGAGCTTGGCGGAGGCGGGGGTGTCGCCGGTGTCGAAGACGAAGCCGAGTTCGAGGGCGTGGCAGGAACCGAGGGCCGGGAGGCCGGAGGACCAGGCGAACTCGTAGACGTAGGACCGGGCCTGGTCGACGCGGGCGTCCGCCACCCGGTGCAGGGGGACCCGCAGGAGGTGGTCGGTGACAAGCCGGCCGACCAGGTCGGCGATGCCCTTGTCCGGGTGGAGTTCGCGGTAGGCGCGCGGGATCTCGGGGCCGCAGTGACAGCGGGCGCGGGCGCCGGCCAGTGCGACCGTCCCGAGGCGGTCGACGCGTTCCTGGAGGCCGCCGGGGACGAGCCAGAGCCGATGCTCGTCGCGGGTCCAGCCCATGAGGAGGTCGATCCCCGGTGCCGCGCCGTGCTCGGTCAGCGCCTCCAGCGGGTCGGTGGGCAGCAGGTCGCCGTCGACGACGATGCCGAAGGCGGGACCGCCGAGCACGGGGCTGCTGAGCCGGCCGGCCTCGGCCTGCGCCTCGGCGAGCGCGGACCGGTCCACGGCGGCGAAGGCCTCGGCGGTCGCCGGGACCTTGAGCCGGTTCGCCATCCGGCGGACCATACGGCGCACCTTGTCCCGGTCCAGCGCCTCCGGCGGCCCGCTCTGCAGCACGGCCCGTCGGAACAGGCCCCGGGCGCGGGGCATGGCCAGCAGCGCGCCGACGCTGATGGCGCCGGCCGACTGGCCGGCCAGGGTCACCCGGTCCGGATCACCGCCGAACCCCGCGATCGACTCCCGCACCCACTCCAGCGCGGCCAGCTGGTCACGCAGCCCGAGGTTGGGCGGGGCGTCCGGGAAGAGGCCGTAACCCTCCACGCCCAGACGGTAGTTGAGAGAGACCAGCACCACCCCGTCACGGGCGAAGGCGGCGCCGTCGTAGACCGGGACCGCCGAGGAGCCCCGGGTGAGGGCGCCGCCGTGGATCCAGACCATGACCGGCAGCCGGGCCCCGTGACCCGGCTCCGGCGTCCACACGTTCAGGTTGAGGCAGTCGTCGCCCGGGACGACGGGGTCCGACAGATAGCGGGCGAACGCCTCCGAGTACGGCGGTTTCGGAGGCGTCGGCCCGAAGGCGACGGTGTCCCGCACCCCCGACCAGGGCTCGGGCGGGGAGGGCGGGCGGAACCGGCGGGGGCCGAAGGGCGGGGCCGCGTACGGGATGCCCCGGAACACCGCGATCCGGTCCCCGGGGCCGTCCCCGTACTCGTACGTGCCGCGTACGTCCCCGTAGGGCGTCCTGACCACGGGGTCCCGCCGGTCTGCCGTCATCCGCGCACCAGCTCCTCACGCCGCCCGCTCGTGAACCGTCGTCCACCTCAGAGCACCACATCCCTTCGCGGTATTCCGGTCGTGCGGGGTCCCGAGCCGCCGTTCGGGCGACGGGGGCCGATCCGGGGCGTGGCTACTTGGCGTACATCAGGGTGCCGAAGCCCAGCTGGTCGTAGCCGCCGCTGTTGGGGCCGTAGTCCCCGCCGCCGCCCTCGGGACGGACGCTCTCCGCCATACGGGTGATGTACGGGACGGACAGGCCCCGTCGCCGCGCGTAGTGGTAGTGGAGGAGGTCCCACACGGGGCGGAGCTGGCCCCGGCCGCTGGACGAGATCACGGTGTGGGTCTGCTGGGCGCAGTTCTGGCCGGTGCCCCAGGTGTAGGCGGTGAAGGGCACGTTCTCGCCGAGGTTGTACTTGGCGACGTACTGGGCGGCCTTCATGAACCGGTTGTTGTCGTAGCCGTAGAGGTCCTCGCCCTGGGACCAGGCCATCTCGCAGAAGGCTCCCATCTGGCCCATGCCCATCATCGTGTGCCCCTGGTCGCGGCCCGACTCCTGCCACTGCGCGAGGCCCTGGCTGTCGTACAGGAACGGCACGGCCCTGCGGATCGCGCCGTTGCCCGCGCCGTTCTTGAAGTAGTTCACGGCCTGGTCGTACTTGGCGCCGTCGTCGCACAGGATCCCGATCGCGAGGATCGAGTTCATGGTGCACAGGTCCCAGTTGGCCCAGTAGTTGGTGATGCAGGCGTCGTTGTGGTTGTTCAGGAACTGGTTGTTGAGCGGGTAGAAGACGTTGAGCATCATCGTCTTGAACCGCTCCAGGTCGAACCCGCCGTAGCCGCGCATCAGCTCGGCGACGTTCGCGAACTGGTAGCCGTAGATCCCGGCGGCCAGGAACCGGTCCGCGTTGCCGGTGACGGTGGTGAGCGTCGACGACCAGGCGTTGAGGATACGGACGGCCGCGTCGCCGTGGGCGGTGGTACCGGCGATCTTCCAGCGCAGCGCGTTCTGGTAGGCGGCGTGGATGTCGTTGTAGAGGATGCCGTAGTTCTCGCCGGTGCCGCCGCGGATGACGGTGGCCTGCGGGTTGGGCGTCCAGGTGCTCGCGGAGTGGGAGTTGGCGGTCAGGCGGTTCCAGCCGGACAGCCACGGGTCGTCGCCGGCGGCCACGCGCACCTTGGCGCGGTTGAGTTCGCCGTAGGCGTGCAGCATGCCGGGATGGGTGAAGGCGGCCGGGGCCGCCTCCGCCGTCGTCACTACGGAGGAGGCGGCGCCCAGCGCGAGGGCGGCGGTGAGACCGCCGGCGGTCCGCAGCAGACCTCTGCGGCTCAACTCGCCCTCGGGAGCGAGCCCTTCAGGGCTCGTGTGGGGGGAAGTGCGGCTCATTGCTTGTCTCCATTCCATGGAGGTGCCTCGCGGGCCCCGAGGGACCCGCCAGGCACTAGAGGGGGGTGATGCTCACCTCGCTGAATCGCGCGGTGACGTGGGCCAGGGGGTCGCGGGAGCAGACCACCAGGCCCACGTGGTAGGGGGCGTCACCGAAGCCGGGGATCTCTCCGTCGGCGAGGGGGGTGAAGGTGACTCCTCCGTCTGTGGACACCGCCGCGGAGAACGCGGTCCCGACGCGTCTCAACCGCAGCAGGCAGGGGGCGGCGACGGTGGCACCGCCCGTGAACGCCGACCGTCCGGCCACGGTCGTCCGGAGCATCAGCTGGGCGCTCGTCCCGCCGCTGACGATCGCCCCGGCCGCCTGGTCGAACGGCGACAGCGACTTGGTCATCAACAACCCGACCCGGTCGGCGACGGCGCCGGTACGGGAGACCAGCCGGGCGGTGACCTCACAGTCGCCGGTGACCGGCCGCCGCACGAACTGCCCGGTCATGCCTTGGTTGTTGACGGAAAGGTCGACGCCGGCGCCCCGTACGACGAAGGTCCCGTCCTCCTCGTACGCCGTATGGCCGGGGGTACGGATCGCGACCACGCCCAGGGTCCCGAAGGCGCGCTCGTCGAGGACGACGTCGCCGAGATCGCCGTACGACCAGGGGGCGGGCGGCGGTGTGCCTACGGTCAGGGTGAGCGTGCCGGAGGCCTCGCCCGCCGCGTTGCCCGCGGTGGTGGTGACGGTGAACTCGCCGGTCCGGGTGGGGGTTCCGGAGATCAGACCACTGCGTTCGTCGACGCGGAGGCCCTCGGGGAGTCCGCTCGCGCCGAAGCGTACGGGGGTGTGCGAGGCACGGATCAGGTACTGGAAGGGGACGCCCCTGCCGGCGAACGCCGTGAGGACGGAGGTGAGTCGAGGGGCGGTCGGGGACGGCATCCGTGCGGAGGCCGGCTTCGAACGGGGGCCGTGCCCGGCCTCGTTGGTCTTCGTGACGACGTAGTGGTACGTCGTGCCGGGGTTGCCGGTGGCGTCCGCGTACCGGAGGCGGGCGCCGAAGCCGACCGGGGCGACGCCGGTCGCGATCGTCCGGTAGGTGCCGTCGACGCCGGTGGCACGCCGCACCCGGTAGCGGGCGGAGAGGTCGGGATCGGTCCAGGTCAGTTCGACGGCGTCGGCCCCCGTGGTGGCCCTGAGGTCGGTGACCTGTCGGGCGGGGCGGGCCACGGACCAGACCCCTCCCCCGGCGGCGGAGGTCACGGTGACGTTGTCGAAGGCGCCGGTGCCGGAGTCGGCGTACTCCTCGTCCACGCCCAGACAGGACGTGAGGACCAGTCCGGCGTGCACGGTCCGCCCCAGGTCGACCTCGGAGCTGCCTACATCGGTCCAGCGGACGCCGTCCGGCGAGATCGCCCCGGTGCAGCGGCGGCCCTCGCGGGTCACCCGCACCCAGTACGGCGCCCGCAGCCGGTAGCCGTCGCCCGCGCCCTCGACGTACGGGGCTTCCAGCGGGGTCGCCGACTCCGGGAGCGTCCCCAGGCCGGAGATCGGAAACGCGGCGGCCGTGGTGATGGCCTGCTGTTGGGCGGGCGGCACGGGTGTGCTGCCGGTCGCCGAGAGGTCGGCCCCGGCCGCCTTCCGGACGGTCCACACCCCGCTCCAGGTGTGCAGCGGGAGACCCTGGATCAGCATCGAGGCGTGCGCGGCGTCCGCGTCGAGGGCGTCGTGCAGAGTGACGCCGATCTTGGAGTACTGGGAGCTGAGCGGCCACACGATCCGGGCGGTGACCGTGCCGTCGCCCCGCAGGGGCAGATGGGCCAGGTGGTACGTGTCCGCCGTACCGCTCGCCCGGAGCACGAACCGCTCGCCGTCGAACAGGGCCGATCCCGGGATCCGCGCCGTCCCCAGGTCCCGGGCGCCCCAGGGCCCGGGGAGGCCCGCGGAGGCGGCGGCAGGGCTGGAAAAACCGCTGCTCCCACGTGAGTTGGCGGCGGCGACGGTGTAGTAGTACGTCCGTCCCCGGCGCACCTCCCCGTCGGTGTACGTCGGCTCGTGGAGGCCGGTGGCGACCTCCTCGTACGGGCCCTCGGGGCGGGTGGACCGCCGGACGGTGTACCCGGTGGCCCAGGCCGACGGCAGCCAGGCCACGGTCACCGCCTCGGGGGCGCCCACCGCCGTGACCCCGGCCGGGGGCTCCGGTGCGGGTGTCGACGCGGGGGCCGTCGCCCCGGCGTAGGCGAAGGTGCCGAAGCTCGGGAGGTCGTCGTTGGTGCCCTCGACGAAGCGGGCGCCCCCCGTGCCCCGGAAGACCGCCGCCTTCGTCGCGGGGGTGTCGAGGCCGCGCACCCCGGCGTAGTGGGCGAGGTACATCTCGTAGACCGGCGGGAGATTGCCGCGGCCGACGGCCGAGACGGTCTTCTTGATGTACTTGCCGGTGCGGTCCAGGTCGGGAGTGAAGGGGACGTCGCCGCCGAGGTTGTAGCGGGCGGCGTACTCGGCGTTCGCCAGGAGACGGTTGCCGTCGAAGCCCCACAGGTCCACGCCCTGGTTCCAGGCCACCTGCGCCGCGTCGCCCATCAGGCCGACCGCGAGCTGCTCGTGCCCCTGGTCGCGGCCGGACTCCTGGCCCTGGCCGGCCGCCGTGACGATCCGACCGCGGACGCTGCCGTTGCCGGCGCCCGCGGCGGCGAACCGCAGCGCGTCCTCGAAGAGGACGGGCTCCTCGCAGAACACGCCGATGGCCAGGATGGTCTGCAGGGCCGTCAGGTCCCAGTTGCCGTTGGCGTAGAGCATGTAGCCGGAGACCGCCGGGTACCAGACGTCGAGGAACGACCGCTCGCAGCGGGCGATGTCCGCCTCCGCCCAGCCGTCGTACCCGGTGTGCCGCAGCAGCTCGGCGGCGTTGACGAACTTGAAGGCCTGCAGTCCCGCGCCGAGCGGACCGTCGGCGCCCGTGATCATGGTGAGCGAGGAGGACCAGGCGTCGAGGATGTCCCGCGCCTTGTCGGCGTGGGCCCGCTCGCCCGTCACGCACCACATCAGCGCGTTCTGGTACGCGGCGGCGGAGTCGGCGACGGCCTGGCTCATGAAGTTGGTGGGGCCGCGCCCCCAGGAGGTGATCTGCCCCGTGTTCTGCACGGTGTACGTCGCCTTGGACCGGGCGTGGGCCGCGAGGACGAGATAGCCGTCGTGGATCGGCGACTCCTTCGCCGCGACCGCACGCTTCAGCCGGTCCAGATCGGCCGCGCCGTGCAGGAGGCCCGGGTGGCTGAAGGTGCGGGTCGCCTCGGCGGAGCGCGCCCACGCGGCAGAGGCCGAGGCGGCGGAGGCGGCGGAGGCGGCGGACAGGATTCCGGCGCCGGCCGCGGCCGTGAAGGTGGCCGCGCCGAGGAACGACCGTCTGCTGAGGGGAAGCACGGATGTCTCTCCTGGTCCTACGGGTGCCGCACGGTGAGCGTGAGGGACTGGGTGGCCGTACCGGCGCTGTTGGTGGCCGAGACGGTGACCGTCCAGGAGCCGGGGCGGAACGGGACACCGGAGATCAGGCCCGTTCTCGTGTCGAACGACAGACCCCCGGGCAGTCCCTCCGCGGCGAACGACGTGGGCAGCCCGCTCGCCGTGACCAGGTGGTTGAAGACCCGCTTGGCGACGGCCGTGACCTCGCCCGCGCTGGTGATCTCCGGCGCGGTGGTGGCGGCCGCCGTGTCGGCGTCGAGGAAGCGGAGGTTCTTGACGTGCTCGTTGGCGAACATCGGGACCATGTCGGTCGTCAGGTACCAGCCGGGCTTCTTCATCTTGTCGTGGACGACCGTGCCGTTGACCGACAGGTTCTGGAAGGTCAGGTTCTTGATCGGGCGGTCCGCGTCGTAGCCGGTCAGGATCGCCATGGAGGCGTGCGTCCCGTTGTAGGTCAGGTTGCGGACGTACACGTCCTCGATGCCGCGCCCCGGGGAGGCGTTGTACCGGTTGGCCATCACCCGCATGTTGAGCAACTGGCCCCAGGTGAAGTCCTCCACACGGACGTCCTGGATACGGACGTTGCGTATGAGGTTGCTGTCGCCGGGGTTGAGGGCGAAACAGCCCTGGTAGAGGACCTGTGGCTCGCGGTGCTGGAGCACGTCGATGCCGCTGAAGACGATGTTCTCGATCGTCTCGGGCTTCTCGGGGTTGCCGTGGGTGCCCATGTTGACGGGGTGGGCGACATCGGCCCAGAGGGTGGAGTCGCGGACGGTGATGTTGCGGCAGTCGCCGTAGTAGTCCCAGCGGTGGGCGTAGATGGCTATGCAGTCGTCGCTGTTGCGCATGAAGACGCCCTCGATGAGCACGTCCTCGCTGCTGAAGACGTCGATGCCGTCGCCCCACTGGCCGAAGCTGTAGGAGTGCAGGTTGCGGACGGTGACCTGCTGCGACTGGCCGATGGTGCAGGAGTAACCGGTCTTCGGGTTGAGGGCGAGGATGCCGTCGATCTCGATGTTCTTGGAGAAGGCGACCAGCGTGGCGGCGTCCGAGTCGTAGATGATGCCCCGGCCGAGCAGCCGGGCGTTCTCCACGTGACTGAACTCCACGCGGGCCTTGAGGACCGCGCCGCCGGCCAGGTACACGGTCTTGCCGCTGGGCACCTTGACCACGTTGTCGGGGACGGTGTGGATGCCCGGTCCGAAGTAGATGACGTCCGGGTCGTCCTCCTCGGGCCGCCACTTCTCGATCGGGTTGGCGTGCAGCTGGAGGTTGTCGTAGAGGTCGAAGGCGCCTGCGTCGGCGTCGCCGAGTTCGATGGAGAGGTTGCGCGGCTCGGTGAGGCTGAAGGTGACGGTGTCGCCGCTCACCTCGTGGGCGATGTCGTACGACAGGGGGCGGATCCGCGCGGAGGGGATGGCGCCCTTGGAGGAGGTGACCTGGACCTCCACGGTGCCGCGGAAGTCGAGGTTGGCCACCGAGGAGCTGCGGACGACGCCCGCGCCGGTCTTCTCGTTGATGGTCTTGGTGCGCGCCCGGATGACGGGCACCGGCTGCCACTCGCCGTCCGGCGTGCGGGCCTTGACCGAGAAGCTGGTGTTCAGGGGCAGCCCGGTCGGGACGGGGTGCACCACCAGCCGGTCGGTTCTCGGTCCGTCGGCCGCGCTCGCGGTGCCGGTGTCCGCGCTCGCGGTGCCGGTGTCCGCGCTCGCGGTGCCGGTGGCCGTTCCGAGCAGGGTGTAGGCCGCGGCCGCGGCGCCGGCGGTCTGGAGGAGGGTGCGTCGGGACAGACCCGGGCCCTGGGTTTCGTTCATGATCAACGTCCTTGCGTGCGAGGGGAGTCGAGGGGATCGGTGGGCGACCGCGGTGACGGGGGCGGGACTTACTTCAGTCCGGAGGTGGACATCCCGGCGACGAAGCCGCGTTGGGCGACGAGGAAGATCAGCAGGATGGGGACGACGTACATCACCGAGGCGGCGGCCTGGAGGTGGGTGACGGGCGTCCCGGCGGAGGTGACGTAGGTGGACATCACGGCGACCGCGAGGGTGGAACGGTCCGTGGACAGCAGGAGCTGGGGTGCGATGTAGTCGCCCCAGGTCCAGGTGAAGGCGATCACGAAGCTGGCGGAGAGCACCGGCCAGGACTGCGGCAGGAAGATCCGCCAGAAGATCGTGGCGTAGCCGCAGCCGTCGACGATCGCCGCCTCCTCCAGCTCCCGGGGCAGCCCGGCGAAGAACTGCCGGAAGAGGAAGACGAGATACGGCGCCGCCGCGAGGCCCCACAGCACCCATGGCCAGTAGGTGTCGACCATGCCGAGTCGGGCGAAGATCAGATAGGTCGGCAGCAGCGTGATCATCTGGGGCAGCATCATCGAGCCGAGCAGCACGCCGAACAGCGTCTTCTTCCCGGGTGCGTCCAGACGGGCGAAGCCGTAGCCGACCCAGGCCGAGCTCAGGGTGACCAGGGTGGCGTAGAGGAAGGCGATGATCAGGGAGTTGCGGGCGTAGCCGAGGAAGTCGATCAGGTGGAACGCGTCGGCGAAGTTGTGCCACTGGAAGTCCGCGGGCAGCCAGTGCACCGGCGCCGCGGCCGTCTCTGCGGAGGTCTTCAGCCCGGTGAGGACCAGCCAGCCGAAGGGGCCGAGGAACAGCCCGGTGACGACGACGAGCACGGTGTAGAGAACGAGCCGGCCGGTACGCAGCCGTACGGCGGCCGGAGGGGAGCCGCCCGGGGAGCCGGACGGTCGGCGGGACCGGCCGGTGGCGGCGGTGCCGCGCACGACGGCGGAACCGGAGGTGCGGGCGGAATCCGAGGTGCCGGGGGTGCCGGGAGTGTCGGACGTGCCGGCGGTGTCGCTGGTGACGGTCACTTCTTCGCCTCCGGATCGACGTTGTAGAACACCACGCCCGACGTGAACCGGAAGATGAGACCGGTGACGACGAGGATCAGGACGAAGAGCACCCACAGCAGCGCGGAGGCGTAGCCGTAACGGCCGAGCGCGAAGTACTCGGCGAACACATGCATCATGTACATGTAGTTGGACTGCGGGATCGCGGTGACGCCGCCCGTGGTGGGCTCGGCGGCCAGCAGCAGCGGCATGATGGTCTGCACCGAGGCGATCACCCCGGTCACCGTCTGGAACAGCAGCACCGGCGACAGCAGCGGCACGGTGACACTGCGGAAGGTCCGCCAGGCGCCGGCTCCGTCGATCCGGGCCGCTTCGTGGAGTTCACGGGGCACGTCCTGGAGCCCGGCCAGCGAGATGATCATGACGTTGCCCGCGGCCCACAGCACCGTCATCAGCAGGACGTAGCGGGCGTACGGATCCGCGAGCCAGCCGAGGGCGTCGATGCCGAAGATGTTCAGCACCCCGTTGGCCGCGCCGGAGTTCTGGTCGAACAGCGACTTGAAGGCGAGGCCGGCGCCCACCGGCGGTACGACGGCCGGCAGATAGAGCAGAGTGCGGAACAGTGCCCGTGCCCTGAGCGGCCGGTTGATCAGGACGGCGAGCCCGAGTCCGGCGACGATCGACAGCGGCACCGAGGTCAGCGCGAACAGCCCGGCACGGCCGAGGGCGTCCCACGTCACCGGGTCGGCGAACAGCTCGCGGTAGTTGGCGAGCCCGATGAACCGCCAGTGCGGCGAGATCCCGTCGTAGGTGGTGAGGCTCAGCCACAGCGCGTACACCATCGGGACGATCGTGAGCAGCAGGAAGCCGATGATCCAGGGCGAGGCGAACATGTAGAACGCCCGGTGCCTGCGGGTGGACATCGAGGTGGGCGGCCGGTCTCCGGCCGGCCGGGCGGCTGCCGCCGGTGCCACCCGGACGCCGGTCGCCCCGCGCGTCGCCGCGGAGGGTGTTCCCTCGGCCCTCATCCGACCTGCTCCTTCCCGCGGTCGAGCTGTTCGTTGATGGTGGAGTTGAGGCGCCCGGCGAGGGTGTCGACGGAGATCTCGCCCTTCATCGCCGCCGGTGCCACCTGGTTGAAGAGGGCCTTGAAGCCCTCCGCCGTGATGTAGGGGGTGAAGGAGATCACCGAGAAGTGCTCCAGCTCGGCCTCCTGTGCCGCCAGCACCCGGCGCTGGTGGTCGTGTTCGGCCGGCATCAGCGGCCGCAGCGACTTCAGGCTCGGGATGCCCCAGCCGCCGCCCGCGCGGGCCTTGGCCGGCGCCTCGCCGAAGAACCACTCGAAGACCCGCCAGGCGGCGTCCTTGTTCCGTGCCTTCCTCGGCATCCAGAAACCGGTACCGCCCTGGCAGGGGCTGACCCGGGCGCCGCCCGCGAAGACCGGGGCGGGGGCCAGCCGGGACACCTTCGCCAGCTTCTCGTCGGTGTTGATCATCCCGCCGAGCCAGTAGCCGCTGTTGCTCATGGCCATGCGGCCCGCCTGGTAGGTGGGCCCGTCCCAGGCGTTGGGGTCGGGCTGGATCGCGCTCGGGCCCACCCTGGTCCGGCAGTAGTCGATGTACCAGCCCAGTGCCTTACGGGCCTCCGGGGTGGTGAAGTCGATCCGGGCGAGGTCGTCGTCGAAGAGACTGCCACCGGCGGCCGCCGTCAGGGTCGAGAGGTTGGTGGCCTCGTAGAGACCGTTGTAGCTGCCGCCGAAGACGATGGTCTGACCGTTCCTCCGCCGGGTGAGCCGCTCGGCCCGGTCCAGCCACTCCTCGTAGGTGACCGGCTCGGACGTGGGCGGGTACGCGATGCCCGCCTCGTCGAAGTGCGCGGTGTTGTACCAGTACATGGAGTCCTGGGAGAAGTCCTTCACCATCCCGTAGCGCGGCCCCTTCCCCTGGGTGCGGCCGTCGTAGCGCCACAGGTCGTTGACCGGGTCGAGGTCGTCGGCCTTCAGCACGGTGCTCGCGGCGAAGTACGGGTCCAGTTCCTCGGCCACGTCACGCGCCGCGTAGTACGGCGTGTCCACGGCGCCCACGCCGCGCACCAGATCGGGCGGGTTCCCGCTGGTCAGCATCGCGATCAGCTTGGTGATGTCGTACCTCACCGTGACGATGCGGATGCCGAGGCCACGCTGGGCCTGCCTGATCAGTTCCGGGGAGATGTCCTCGGCCTTCACCATCAGCGTGACGGTCTCGCCCGAACCGCCGACACCACCGGCCACGGGGAGCGCACAGCCGTTCAGAGCCGCCCCAGCGGCCGTGACACCGGCCGCCGAGAGGGCGAGGAATCGACGGCGGCTCAGGGGACCATCGGCACGGGTATGCATGGACACCTCACCTCCACGAGCAGTGACCACCTCTCGACAACAACCGGTTTCTACCGGCCGACGGGGCAGAGCTTGTTCCTGACCGCAAACCGCGTCAAGAGGCTCGACCAGTTTTCGAAAACTCCGCGTAACCCCCGGGACATGGCCGGATGCCACTCCGGGCGGGGGCGGACCCCCGTGCGACCAGGGCAAATTCGCCGAATCGGCTACGGTTTCCGGTCACCACGCGAGTCAGGTCACGAGCTCGAACTGCGTCACCTGCTGGAACCGGTTGTCGTGCGGCCGAGATCCTGATCCACTTCCGGAGCCGTATCGCCTACACCTCGACCGTTTCGGCAACCGGCCACATGACCACCTGGCACATGACCACCTGGCACACGGCCACCTGACACATGGCCACCTGACACATGGAGTAATCGATTACGCCACATCGGGACATCAACCACCCCTTCTGTCGCGGCAGACACCCCTCACCCCCCGGAGCTGGCCGACATCTTCCGGCCGCCCACCCCACGTCCCCTCCCGTAGCCGCACGACCTGCGCATACGCAGACGACCTCAGGCGAGCCACGGAGTGCGACACCCGATCGCGACGATTGACCGTCCGCCGGAACCGGATCTACGGTAGAAGACGTTTTCTGAAACTGTTTCCCGCAGCAGCCCCTGCGTCCACCCCCCTGCTCTCCAGGAGAGTCATGCCCAGCGCCCAGTCGACGCGAGCCGTGTTCGCCATGGATCCGGTGCATCTGCCCCTGCTCTTCCCGCCTCCGCTCATGGCACGGCTCCGGGAGGTGATCGAGATCGATCCCGAGGTCGTGGTGCGGGACTTCACGGATCCGGTGGCCACCTCCGCACTGGCCGGCGCCGAGGTGCTGATCACCGGCTGGGGCTGTCCGCACCTCGACGCGGAGGTACTGGCGGCGGCGCCCCGGCTGCGTACCGTCCTGCATGCCGCCGGCTCGGTCCGCGCGCTGGTCGGCGAAGCCCTCTGGCAGCGCGGGGTCACCGTCTCCAGCGCGGTGGCCGGCAACGCGCTGCCGGTCGCCGAGTACACCCTGGCGATGATCCTGCTGGCCGGAAAGGACGCCTTCGACCAGCGCGAACGCTTCCGCAGGACACACACCTACCCCTCCCCCGCCGAGACCGCGGCCATCGGCAACGTCGGCCGCCGGGTCGGAGTCATCGGGGCCTCGCGCGTCGGCCGCCGACTCCTGGAACTGCTGAAGCCGTTCGACTTCGCCGTCTCGCTGTACGACCCCTACGTCGACACGGCGGGGGCCGCCGCACTGGGCGCCGAGCCGATGGCGCTGGACGACCTGCTGCGGACCAGCGACATCGTCAGCCTGCACGCCCCCGACATCCCCGAGACCTATCGCATGCTCGACCGCGGCAGACTCGCGCTCATCCGGGACGGCGGTGTGCTCATCAACACCTCACGGGGCGCCCTCGTCGACCCCGAGGCGCTCACCGACGAGTTGCTCTCCGGCCGGCTCAGCGCGGTCCTGGACGTGACCGAACCCGAACCGCTGCCCGTCGGTTCCCCGCTCTACCGCCTCCCCAACGTCTTCCTCACCCCGCACATCGCGGGCTCCCTCGGCAACGAGCTGGAGCGCCTCGGCCGTACCGTCGTCGAGGAGCTGGAGCGTCTCGCCTCGGGGCTGCCACCGGCCCACGAGGTACGGCACACGGATCTGGCCAGGGTCGCCTGACCCGTGCCCCCACGCGTCCTCGCACCTCACGCCGCGGCCGTCCCGCGGGAAGGACACGATGCGGTGAGCCGGCGCAGGGCGTCGGGCGGGCCGGGCCGGGCGACCATCCGCAACGTGGCCCGACGGGCGGGGTCTCGGTGGCCGTCGCGTAAACGTTTTCGCGCCACCGATCGCCGCGCGCACCCGCTCCACCATGGCCGCATCCTGATCGACGCGTCTCTGACCTGCGCACTCACCGTAACCCGGCGGCCACCGGACGACAGCTTCCGGCAACCCCGACGACCATCCGGCGTAACAATTTGCCGTCGCGCTCTTGCGTGGAGCCGATCAGGCGACCTACGTTTCACAGCAACCGTTTACTACAACGTTCCGCAGGGGTCCCGAGACCCGAGCTGACGGTCCGCCTCGCTCGCAGTCGCCCCACCGAGCCGCCCCTCGC
The DNA window shown above is from Streptomyces akebiae and carries:
- a CDS encoding Ig domain-containing protein, whose product is MNETQGPGLSRRTLLQTAGAAAAAYTLLGTATGTASADTGTASADTGTASAADGPRTDRLVVHPVPTGLPLNTSFSVKARTPDGEWQPVPVIRARTKTINEKTGAGVVRSSSVANLDFRGTVEVQVTSSKGAIPSARIRPLSYDIAHEVSGDTVTFSLTEPRNLSIELGDADAGAFDLYDNLQLHANPIEKWRPEEDDPDVIYFGPGIHTVPDNVVKVPSGKTVYLAGGAVLKARVEFSHVENARLLGRGIIYDSDAATLVAFSKNIEIDGILALNPKTGYSCTIGQSQQVTVRNLHSYSFGQWGDGIDVFSSEDVLIEGVFMRNSDDCIAIYAHRWDYYGDCRNITVRDSTLWADVAHPVNMGTHGNPEKPETIENIVFSGIDVLQHREPQVLYQGCFALNPGDSNLIRNVRIQDVRVEDFTWGQLLNMRVMANRYNASPGRGIEDVYVRNLTYNGTHASMAILTGYDADRPIKNLTFQNLSVNGTVVHDKMKKPGWYLTTDMVPMFANEHVKNLRFLDADTAAATTAPEITSAGEVTAVAKRVFNHLVTASGLPTSFAAEGLPGGLSFDTRTGLISGVPFRPGSWTVTVSATNSAGTATQSLTLTVRHP
- a CDS encoding carbohydrate ABC transporter permease, with the protein product MRTGRLVLYTVLVVVTGLFLGPFGWLVLTGLKTSAETAAAPVHWLPADFQWHNFADAFHLIDFLGYARNSLIIAFLYATLVTLSSAWVGYGFARLDAPGKKTLFGVLLGSMMLPQMITLLPTYLIFARLGMVDTYWPWVLWGLAAAPYLVFLFRQFFAGLPRELEEAAIVDGCGYATIFWRIFLPQSWPVLSASFVIAFTWTWGDYIAPQLLLSTDRSTLAVAVMSTYVTSAGTPVTHLQAAASVMYVVPILLIFLVAQRGFVAGMSTSGLK
- a CDS encoding carbohydrate ABC transporter permease, giving the protein MRAEGTPSAATRGATGVRVAPAAAARPAGDRPPTSMSTRRHRAFYMFASPWIIGFLLLTIVPMVYALWLSLTTYDGISPHWRFIGLANYRELFADPVTWDALGRAGLFALTSVPLSIVAGLGLAVLINRPLRARALFRTLLYLPAVVPPVGAGLAFKSLFDQNSGAANGVLNIFGIDALGWLADPYARYVLLMTVLWAAGNVMIISLAGLQDVPRELHEAARIDGAGAWRTFRSVTVPLLSPVLLFQTVTGVIASVQTIMPLLLAAEPTTGGVTAIPQSNYMYMMHVFAEYFALGRYGYASALLWVLFVLILVVTGLIFRFTSGVVFYNVDPEAKK
- a CDS encoding extracellular solute-binding protein: MHTRADGPLSRRRFLALSAAGVTAAGAALNGCALPVAGGVGGSGETVTLMVKAEDISPELIRQAQRGLGIRIVTVRYDITKLIAMLTSGNPPDLVRGVGAVDTPYYAARDVAEELDPYFAASTVLKADDLDPVNDLWRYDGRTQGKGPRYGMVKDFSQDSMYWYNTAHFDEAGIAYPPTSEPVTYEEWLDRAERLTRRRNGQTIVFGGSYNGLYEATNLSTLTAAAGGSLFDDDLARIDFTTPEARKALGWYIDYCRTRVGPSAIQPDPNAWDGPTYQAGRMAMSNSGYWLGGMINTDEKLAKVSRLAPAPVFAGGARVSPCQGGTGFWMPRKARNKDAAWRVFEWFFGEAPAKARAGGGWGIPSLKSLRPLMPAEHDHQRRVLAAQEAELEHFSVISFTPYITAEGFKALFNQVAPAAMKGEISVDTLAGRLNSTINEQLDRGKEQVG
- a CDS encoding hydroxyacid dehydrogenase, with the protein product MPSAQSTRAVFAMDPVHLPLLFPPPLMARLREVIEIDPEVVVRDFTDPVATSALAGAEVLITGWGCPHLDAEVLAAAPRLRTVLHAAGSVRALVGEALWQRGVTVSSAVAGNALPVAEYTLAMILLAGKDAFDQRERFRRTHTYPSPAETAAIGNVGRRVGVIGASRVGRRLLELLKPFDFAVSLYDPYVDTAGAAALGAEPMALDDLLRTSDIVSLHAPDIPETYRMLDRGRLALIRDGGVLINTSRGALVDPEALTDELLSGRLSAVLDVTEPEPLPVGSPLYRLPNVFLTPHIAGSLGNELERLGRTVVEELERLASGLPPAHEVRHTDLARVA